The nucleotide sequence GTACGTCGAGCCGCAGCTCGCGCCCATCCTCGACGAGCGCGACCTCGAGCCGCTGGACTGGACCCTCGACCCGCGGGACTGGTCGCGGCCGGGCGCGACGTCGATCGTGCAGGACGTCCTGGGTCACGTGGAGCCGGGATCGGTCATACTGCTGCACGACGGCGGCGGCGACCGGTCGCAGACCGTCGCGGCCCTGGACCAGATCCTCACCGGGCTCGACGCCGCCGGCTACCGCTACGTCCTGCCTGGAGACTCATGAACCGCCCCGTCGCCGTCGTCGACATCGACGGCGTCCTCGCCGACGTCCAGCACCGGCTGCACCACCTGAACCGGCGCCCGAAGAACTGGGCTGGCTTCTTCGGTGCGATGAGCGACGACACGCCGTACGCCGAGGGCATCGAGCTGGTCACGCTGCTGGCGAACGAGCATGAGGTCGTCTACCTCAGCGGCCGGCCCGAGCGCACCCGCGCCGTCACCCGGTCGTGGCTGGCCGAGAACGGCGCGCCGGCCGGCACGATCATGCTCCGCCCCGACGACGACCGCCGGCCCGCGCGCCAGTTCAAGGTCGGCGTGCTGCGCCGGTTGTCGGCCCACCGCGACGTCGCCATGCTGGTCGACGACGACCCCGCCGTCTGTACCGCCGCCCGTGCGGCCGGGTTCACCGTCTACGAGGTCGAGTGGAGCCGCCCCGACCCGACGCTGTTCAGCGCCCAAGAGGCCGACGGCCGCACCTGAGGGCGGCCCCCTCCCGCCGCCCCCAAGTTGATCTTGGAGTCGTTCGGCCATCTACCGGACATTTCACCCCGTGAATGCCGAACAACTCCAAGATCAACTTGGGGTGGGGGATCAGGTGAGCAGGAGCGACTTGCCCAGCGTCGCGCGGGCCTCGAGGGCGGCGTGCGCGTCGGCGGCGCGGTCCAGCGGGTGGGTGGCGCCGATCGCCGGGCGGATGCGGCCGGCCGCGGTCAGCGTCAGCGCCTCGGCGAGCAGCTCGCGGACGGCCGGCCGCTCCAGCTGCCTGGCCAGCGCGTTCGTCACCTGGACCCGGCGGGCGGCGGCCAGCTCGGGGTCGATCTCGGTGAACCCGCCGCCGGCGGTGCCGTAGGTGACGAACTTTCCGCCGGGCGCGACGGTGTCGAACGCCGCGCCGCCGAGCCCGCCGCCGGCACCGTCGAACGCGACACTGACGCCGTCGCCGCCGGTGGCCGCGCGGACGCGGTGCTGCCAGCCGTCCTCGGAGTAGTCGACGGCGACGTCGGCGCCCAGCTCGCGGGCCAGGGCCAGCTTGCGCTCGCCACGGGCGCCCGCGACGACCCGGGCGCCGGAGCCGCTGGCCAGCTGGACCAGCAGGGACCCGGCTCCCCCGGCGGCCGCCGCGACGAGGACGGTGTCGCCGGCCGCGACCGGCGCGTGGCGGAGCAGCTCGATCGCCGTCACGCCGTCGTGCAGCAGGGCGGCCGCGTCGGCCCAGCCGACCTCGTCGGGCACCGGCACGATCTGGTCGACGTCGGTGGCCATGCGCGCCGCGTAGCCGCCGGCGCCGCGGGCCAGCACCCGCCGGCCGACCCAGGCGGGGTCGACACCGTCGCCCACGGTCAGGACGGTGCCCGCTCCCCCGCCGCCGGGCACGTACGGCAGGTTGATCGGGAAGTGCTCCCCGCCCCACCCACCGCGCAGCAGCGTGTCCAGGTAGATGACGTCGGCCGCGGCCAGCCCTACGACGACCTGGCCGGGCCCGGCGACGGGGTCGGGCAGCTCGCGGGCGATGAGGACCTCGGGTCCGCCGAACTCACGCACTTCGATGGCATGCATGCTCGCCAGTCTTCAACCTCAACAAGTGTTGAGGTCAAGCCAGCAGCAGGGCGGCCAGCGCGCCGACGAGCATCGGCGGGCCGAACGGCAGGCTCGTCCGCCGGCCCGCCCGCCCCACCGCCAGCAGCACGATCCCGATCGCGGCGCCGGCCAGGAACGCCAGGAACACCCCCGACGCGACCGTCGTCCAGCCGACCCAGCCGAGCAGCAGCCCCAGCGACGCCGACAGCTTCACGTCGCCGAGCCCCAGGTCGGCCGGTCGCAGCAGCGCCAGCAGCAGGTAGAACGCCAGGCACGCGCCGGCCGCCGCCCAGGCCCGTCCGTACGCGCCCCAGTCGCCGGTGAGCGCGGCCGCGACCGTCAGCCAGGCGCCCGCCGCGCCGAGCGCCGTCAGGTTCAGCCAGTCGGGCAGCAGCTGGGTGCGCAGGTCGACGTAGGCCAGCGCGACGCCGAGCAGCCCGGCCACGAGGTAGGCCGGGAGGTCCTCCGGCGCGTTCGCCGCGCCGTCCCGGGCCAGCGCCAGCAGTGCCCACACGGCCGCCGTCGCGACCGCCAGCCAGAGGACCAGCCGGGGCGCGGCGGCAAGCTCGCGGTACGGGATCGGGGTGGGCGGGCGGCCGCCCTCGACCAGCTCGGGCGAGAGGTGTTCCGGTGCGGGCTCCGGGCCCGGCGCCGGCTCGGACGGGACGGTGACCGGCGGCCGGTCCGGGATCCGGGCGATCAGCAGGGGCAGCAGCGCACCGGCGACCAGGCCGGCCGCGGCCAGCACGAGCACCAGGGTCACGTGCGGGCGCCGATCGCCGCCAGCGCCGCCGAGCGCAGCAGGTCCGCCGGGACGTCGGCGCCGGTCATCAGCCGCAGCTGTCCGGCCGCCTGGTGGACGAGGAGGTCGAGGCCGCCGGCCACGACACCCCCGGCCGCCTGCCAGGCCGCCGCGACCGGCGTCGGCCACGGGTCGTACACGACGTCGAACAGCACCCGGCGCGGCCGCTCGGCGCCCGCGGCGGCGCCGGCCGCCACCTGGCGCGAGAGTTCGTCCAGGGCGCCAGCCGGCGCCGTCGACACCGTCACGCCGGCGTCGGCACAGGCGGGCAGGACGGCCCACGGCGCGGGCTCGGCCGGGTGACCGAGCGCGGCCGCGACGGCCAGCGCCGCACCGGCCCGCGCCTCCGAGCGGACGTGCACATGCACCGGCCCGCTCTCCAGGAACGCCAGCGCCGCCAGCACGCCGGCCGCCGTCGCGCCGCCGCCCCACACGCAGACCGGCGCGGCCACCGCCGCACCGGCCTCGCGCAGCGTCGCCACGACGCCCGGGACGTCGGTGTTGTCGGCGTCCCAGCCGCCGTCGTCGCGGCGGATCAGCGTGTTCGCCGCTCCCACGGTCGCCGCGACGTCGGACACTGTCGTGGCGACGTCCAGCGCGGCCCGCTTGAGCGGCATCGTCAGCGAGAGGCCGCGCCACTCAGGGCCGAGCGCGCCGACGTACGCGGGCAGCTCCGCCTCGCCGACCTCGTGCGCGGTGTACTCCCAGTCCAGCCCGAGCTGCCGGTACGCGGCGCGGTGGATGACCGGCGACAGCGAGTGCGCGATCGGCGAGCCGAGCACCGCGCAGCGGGTCAGCACAGGTCGCTCTCCTCGCAGTACGCGTCCAGACGCGCGATGTTCGCGTCGTGGTCGGCCGCCGTGACCGCGAACGCCGTCTCGCCGGTCTCCAGGTTCACCGCGACGAAGTAGCAGTCGCCGTTGCCGGCCGGGTTGAGCGCGGCCGCCAGCGCCGCCTCCCCCGGCGACGCGATCGGGCCAGGCGGCAGGCCGGACTCGCGGTACGTGTTGTACGGCGAGTCGACCTCGCGCATCTCCGGCGTCGTGTACACGCTGGAGTAGTCGTCGACGGCGTAGTGGACGGTGGAGTCCATCTGCAGCCGCTCCTGCACCACGCCGTTCGCCTCGCAGGCGCCGTTGAGCCGGTTGTAGATCACCTCGGCGACCCGGGGCATGTCCTCCTCGTTGCTCACCTCGCGCTGCACGATGCTGGCGACGGTGACGATCTGGCGCGGCGTGTAGCCGAGCGCGTCGGCGCGGTTGACGAGGTCGACGCTGGTGGCGGTCTGCTCGAACTGGGCAACCATCGCGGCGACCAGCGTCTCGGGCGTGACCTCGCCGCCGAGGTCGTAGGAGGCCGGATAGAGGAAGCCCTCGGCCTCGCCCTCGGCGTACTCGGGCAGCATCGCGGCGTCGACGGCGGCCTGCAGCTCCTCGGCGGTGAACCCGGACACCTCGGCCAGCCGCGCGACGGTTTGCCGGACGCGGTAGCCCTCGGGCAGCGAGACCCGCGCGCCGCCCTCACCGGCGACCAGCGCGGCGACGGCGTCGGCGGCGGTCATCTCGCTGCGCAGCACGTAGTTGCCGGGCTGGATGGAGCGCGCCTCGGGGTTCTCGTCGGCGGCGGCGATGAACGCGTCCTGGCTGGCGACGACGCCGGCGTCGACCAGCGTGGCGCCCATGGCCCGCAGCGTCGCGCCGTCCTCGATCGTGACCGGTACCTCGCCGGTGCCCGGCCCGGGGAAGTCCTCGGCCTCGCCGAACAGGCCGTCGACGCTGTTCAGCACCGCGCTGCCGCCGTAGTAGATTCCGCCCAGCACCGCACCGATGACGGTGAGCGAGGCCAGGACCGCCACGAACGAACCGAACCGGCTGCGTTTGCGCCGGCGGCGCCGCTGACGCCGGGGGCGGACGATCTCCTCCTCCGACGTGTACAGGTCACTCATCCGTTACCGTCAGCACCTCTCCAGGCGGCTCACCGGTCGCACGCTCCGCGTCCAGCGCATCTTGCAGGATCACCATCGCCGCGGCCTGGTCCACCGCCGGGCGACCCGCACGCGACGAGACACCACTGGCTCGCATCCCGCGCGCGGCGACGGTCGTGCTCAACCGCTCGTCGACCAGTCGCACCCGGCATGGTGCCACATAACGGGCTAAATCGGCACCAAAGGCCCGGGCGTGCGCGGCCGCCGCGTGCTCCTTCCCATCGAGACTACGCGGTAATCCGAGCACGATCTCGATCACGTCGTACTCGTGCGCCAGATCGCGGATCCGCCGCAGATCGCCCTTCCCCCGGCGGACCGTCTCGACCGGCGTGGCGATCAGCCCATCGCGGTCGCACGAGGCGACCCCGATGCGGACCGTCCCGACATCGACCCCCAGTCTGGCGCCCCGCCTCACTAGCCGGTCACGGCTTGGCCGATGGAGTGTTCCACCTGCGTCAACGCGTCGCCGATCTTGCTCGCGTCGGTGCCACCGCCCTGCGCGACGTCGTCCTTGCCGCCACCGCCGCCGCCGAGGGTCTGGGCCGCGACCCGGACCAGAGCGCCGGCCTTGACGCCCCACTCGCGGCCGGGCTCGTTCACGGCGACGACGACGCTGGGCCGCCCACTCTCACCGGCGCCGGCCACCGCGACCACCACGGGCCGCTCGGCGCCGAGCCGGCCGCGGACGTCGAGCGCCAGCGAGCGCAGCTCGTCGGCGGCGGTGCCGTCGGGCGCGGTGTGCGAGACGAACGAGACGCCGTAGACGTCGCGCGCGGACGCCGCCAGCTCGGCCGCCTGGGCGCCCAGCTCGGACGAGCGCGCCTTCGCCAGCTCCTTCTCAGCGTCGCGGACCTGCGCGACGAGCCGCTCGACCCGCTCGGGCAGCTGGTCGGGCTGGACCTTGAGCAGGTCGGCCAGCTGGCTGACCAGCGTGCGCTCCTTCGCCAGGTGGCGGAAGCCCTCGATGCCGACGAACGCCTCGACCCGGCGCGACCCGGCGCCGACCGAGCTCTCGCCCGTCAGCGTGATCAGCCCGACCTGGGACGAGTGCGCCACGTGCGTGCCGCCGCACAGCTCACGCGACCACGCGCCGCCCATCTCGACGACCCGCACCTCTTCGTCGTACGTCTCGCCGAACAGCGCCAGCGCGCCGACCTCACGGGCCCGCTCGAGTGGCATGTACGTGGCCGAGACCGCGTGGTCGCGGCGCACGGCGAGGTTCGCGACCTCCTCGACCTCGCTGCGGGTCTGCGCGCCGAGCGCCTGCCCCCACGCGAAGTCCAGCCGCAGGTAGCCGGGCTTGTTGTAGGAACCGCTCTGCAGCGCCTGCGGGCCGAGCACCTGGCGCAGCGCGGCGTGCACGATGTGCGTGCCGGAGTGCGCCTGGCAGGCGCCGACGCGCCACTCGCGATCGACCTTGGCGTGGACGTCCTGGCCGCTGATGACCTCGCCTTTGAGAACCCGCACCTGGTGCACGATCAGGCCCTTGACCGGGCGCTGGACGTCGAGCACCTCGAGCTCGAAGCCGTCGCCGGTGATGACGCCGGCGTCGCTGTCCTGGCCGCCGGACTCCGCGTAGAACGGCGTGCGGTCGAGGACGACCTCCAGCGTCTCGCCCTCGCTGGCGCCCGGGACGGCCATGCCGTCGAGCAGCAGGCCGCGGACCCGGCTCTCGGTCTCGAGCTCCTCGTAGCCGGTGAACGGCGTCGGGCCGGCGTCGCGCAGCTGCCGGTAGGCGCTGGTGTCGGCGCCACCCGTCTTCTTTGCCTTCGCGTCGGCCCTGGCCCGCTCGCGCTGCTCGGTCATCAGCCGGCGGAAGTGCCCCTCGTCGACCTTCAGCCCCTGCTCGGCCGCCATCTCGAGGGTGAGGTCGATCGGGAAGCCGTAGGTGTCGTGCAGCTTGAACGCGGTGTCGCCGGGCAGCGCGAACTCGCCCGCCCGCTTCGCCTCGTCGGCCGCGAGGTCGAAGATCTGCGTGCCGGTGACCAGCGTGCGGCGGAACGCCTCCTCCTCGGCGAACGCGACGGAGGAGATGCGATCGAAGTCGGACTCCAGCTCCGGGTACGCCGCCTTCATGCAGTCCTTCGCGACCGGCAGCAGCTCGGGGATGGTGGTGTCCTCGACACCGAGCAGCCGCATGGCCCGGACGCTGCGCCGCAGCAGGCGCCGCAGCACATAACCGCGGCCCTCGTTGGACGGGGTGACGCCGTCGCCGATCAGCATCAGCGAGCTGCGGACGTGGTCGGCGACGACCCGCATGCGGACGTCGTCGGTGTGGTCGGCGCCGTACCGCCTGCCGGAGAGGTCGGCCGCGCGCTGCAGCGTCGGGCGGACCTGGTCGATCTCGTACATGTTGTCGACGCCCTGCAGCAGGTAGGCGACGCGCTCCAGGCCCATGCCGGTGTCGATGTTCTTCGACGGCAGGTCGCCGACGACGGTGAAGTCGTCCTTCGCCTTGACGTCGGTGATCTGCTCCTGCATGAAGACCAGGTTCCAGATCTCCAGGAAGCGGTCCTCGTCGACGACCGGGCCGCCGTCGGGCCCGTGCTCGGCGCCGCGGTCGATGTAGATCTCGCTGCACGGGCCGCCCGGGCCGGGCTGGCCGGTGTGCCAGTAGTTGTCGAGCAGGCCGCGCCGCTGGATGCGCTCGTCGGGCAGCCCGGCGACCTTCTTCCACAGCTGCGCGGCCTCGTCGTCGTCGTGGTAGACGGTGACCCAGATCTTGTCCTCGCCGAACCCGTAGCCGCCGTCGTCGTGGGACTTCGTGATGAGGTCCCAGGCGTAGGAGATGGCGCCTTCCTTGAAGTAGTCGCCGAAGGAGAAGTTGCCGTTCATCTGGAAGAAGGTGCCGTGCCGCGTGGTCTTGCCGACCTCTTCGATGTCGCCGGTGCGGATGCACTTCTGCACGCTGGTGGCGCGCTGCCACGGCGGCGTCTGCTGCCCGGTGAGATACGGGATGAACGGCACCATGCCCGCCACGGTGAACAGCAGCGACGGGTCGGGCGAGATCAGCGAGGCGCTGGGGACGACGCTGTGGCCGTTCCCCTCGAAGTGGTCGAGGAACCGGCGGCGGATCTCGGCGGTCTCCATGGTCAGAACGTGCCTCTCGGGTGCGTGTGGAACAGGTCGTCGACGGCGTCGGGGTCGGCGACGCCGGGCTTGCCGGTGCCGTCGGGTGCGATGCCCAGGGCGTAGCGCAGCTCGGCGTCGCGCTCGGCCATGCCGGCGCGGACCTCGTCGGTGAACCCACGGACGGCGTCGCCGACGTTGCGCAAGCCGCCGGCGACGCGGTCGGCCGCGCCCTCGGGCGTCAGGCTCTCGGCCGCCTTGGTGAGCCGGCGGACGACGAGGACCCCGGCGGTGGCGCCGAGGGCGATCCAGAACAGCTTGCTCATCGCCGGCTCCGGCGGGCGGCGAGGGCCCGGCGCACGCCGTAGGTGAACGCCGCCGTGCGCACCAGCGGCCCGCCGAGCGTCGCCGCGAACAGCGACGACATGGCGGCGACGTTGGTGGTGACGGTCTGCGCGTTCGACGTGATGGCGTCGATGCGCTGGAGCTGGGCGTTGGTGGACGCCAGCAGCTCGTTGGTCTCGTCGACCGTGACGGCGGTCTTGGCGACGTGCTCCTTGCGGATGTCGCGCACCACGAGGGTGAACTCGTCGACCGTGCGGCCCAGTTTCAGGATCGGCACGGCGAGGAAACCGACCAGCGCGACCAGGGCGGCGGCGGCCAGCAACCCGGCGATCTCGCCTACGGACATGGGTGGAGCTGCCTCTCTTCGGACGGTCGTCTCAAGCGTCTGACCCTACCGCGCCGGATCACCCGGCGCGGTCACGACCAGGAGACGGCTGCTGCCCTGAGACCACCCATGTCATTCAGGGTAGGCGACCGGACCGCAGCCCGGCCAACGCCTTTCCCAGCGCCTTCTCGCGGGCCGCCGGGGTGCGGGCCTTCATCAGCGCCAGCAGGATCGCGTACCGGCCGGTCTTCGTCAGCGCGTCGAACGCGGTCCGCGCTTCCGGGTCGGCGTCGAGGGCCGCCGCGAGGTCCGGCGGGACCGTCGCCGTCGCCTGGGAGGCGTAGGCGGCGTCCCACCGGCCGTCGGCCTTGGCGGCGGCGACCTGGGCCAGTCCCCCGGGACCCATCCGGCCGGCCGCCGTCAGCTCCTCGACCAGCGCGACGTTCACCGCCGACCACGGGCTGCCGTCGCGGCGCGGCGAGTAGCGCTGCAGGAAGTACTGGTCGTCGCCGCGCCGCCGGACGCTGTCGATCCAGCCGTGGCACAGCGCCACCTCCAGCGCCGCGCCGATCGTCAGGCCCGGCGCGCCCTTCCGCGCGATCCGCAGGACGACGCCGTCGCTGCTGTCGTGGTGCGCGGCCAGCCAGGCGTCCCAGCCGGCCGCGTCCACGAACGTGAGCACCTCGCTCACGCCTCCTCCGTCCCGTCGGCCATGGCCTTCCAGTGCGGGTTGTACATGAGGCCGAGGAGGTTGCCGAACGGGTCGGCGACGGTGGCGTTGGCGAACCCGGCGGTGCGGTCGACCCGCGGCTGGTGGACGGTGGCGCCCAGCTCGACCAGCCTTTCCAGCGTGCCGTCGAGGTCGTCGACGTGCCAGTTCATCACCGCTCCGCCGGGCGCTTCCGGCGTGGTCGGGTCGGCCGGCGACCGCCACGCCCGGTTGATGACGCCGAACTCGTCCTGGTGGTCGCCGACGCGCCACTCGTAGTAGCCGACGGCCCCGGACGCCGGGTCGGTCGCCTCGAAGTACGGCTCCTGGCCGAGCACCTCGGTGTACCAGGCGCGGGCGGCGGCCATGTCGTCGGCGTAGAAGTTCAGGGTGCAGAAGCCGCGCAGTTCGACGCTCATCGATCTCTCCTTCGTCCTGTTCGCTTGCTGATGAGAACGACGCTATCGGCGGTTGTGGAACGTGCGGTTCCTCAATCGATGGCAGAGTTCTCTCCATGTTGGAGACGTCGGTACGGCTGCTGCGGCTGCTGTCGTTGCTGCAGGTCAGGCGCGAGTGGTCGGGTGCGGAGCTGGCGGCGCGCCTCGAGGTGACCACGCGGACGGTGCGCAACGACATCGAGCGGCTGCGGATCATGGGCTACGAGGTCGACTCCACCACCGGCCCGGCCGGCGGCTACCGCCTGGGCGCCGGGTCGTCGCTGCCCCCGCTGATCCTGGACGACGACGAGGCGGTCGCGGTCGTGCTGGGGCTTCGCGCGGCCGCCGCGGGCTCCGTCACCGGCATCGAGGAGACGTCCCTGCGGGCGCTGGCCAAGCTGGAGCGGACGCTGCCGTCGCGGCTGCGCCACCGCATCGACGCCCTTCGATCCGCGACGGCGTCCGCTGCCGGCGTGGGGGCCCGGGTCGACGCCGATGTGCTGACGGCGGTCGCGGCGGCCGTGCACGGGCGCGAGCAGCTGCGGTTCGACTACGCGGGCCACGACGGCGCGGCCACGGTGCGCCGGACCGAGCCGTACCAGCTCGTCTACACCGGGCGGCGCTGGTACCTGCTGGCCTGGGACCTCGACCGCGACGACTGGCGCACCTTCCGGGCCGACCGCATCCGGCCGAAGATCCCCACCGGCCCGCGGTTCGCCCCGCGCGAGCCGCCCGGCGGCGACGCCGTCGCGCATGTCCTTCGCGGAGTCGGGTCGCTGGCCTACCGCGAGCAGGCCCGGGTCCGGCTGGACGCGCCGATCGACGTCGTCCGCGACAAGATCACCGCCATGGGCGGCCTGGTCACCGAACTGGAGGACGGCAGCTGCCTGCTCCAGACCGGCGGCGACTCCTGGCACGACCTCGCCGGCTACCTCGGCAGCCTCGGCGTCGGGTTCGAGGTGCTCGACCCGCCGGAGCTGCGCGACCACCTCCGCTCGCTGGCCGAGCGCTACCTCGCCGCCGCCACACGACGACCCCCTGACCCGAGTTGATCATGGAGAAGGTCGGCTCAAAACCGCGCTGGGACCCCACCTTCTCCATGATCAACTCGGGTCAGGCACAGTAACGAACTGGCGTCGTCGGACAGGACGTCAGCCGCGCAGGGTCAGTTCGGCGACGCAGCCGTCGCCGGCGGGGCCGGGCGAGGTGAGGGTGATGTCGCCGCCGTGGGCGAGCGCGATCTGCCGGGCGATCGGCAGGCCGAGACCGGTGCCGGGCCCGTCCCTCCCGTCGCCGTGCCAGAACGGCTCGAAGACGTGCGCCAGCTCGGCCGACGGGATGCCCGGCCCGTGGTCGGTGACCACGATGGCCAGCACGTCACCGCGCCGGTCCGACTCGTGCCGCTCCAGCATGACGTCGACGACGGAGCCGGGCGGGGCGTGGCGGACGGCGTTGTCGAGCAGGTTGGCGGCCGCGCGGCGCACCGTGGCCTCGTCGACCGCGGCCACGACCCGGGGCGGAGCCGTCACGGTCACGGTCACGCCGCCGGGCGCGGCTACCACTCGGGCGTCGTCGACGACGGCGCGGACAAGGGCGGCGACGTCGGCCGGCTGGCGGTCGATGGTGCGGGCGCGGCCGCGGGCGTCGACCAGCAGCTCGTCGATGACCGCCCGCAGCCGGGTCGCGGCCCGGCCGGAGCGCTCCAGTCCGTCGCGGTAGACCTCGAGCGTCGGCGCCGGATGGGCCAGCAGCACCTCGGCGTTGGTCGCCAGCACCGACAGCGGGATGCGCAGCTCGTGGCTGGTCTCCTCGATCAGCCGCCGCTGGGCGTCGGCGGCGTGCCGCAGCCGCTCGTACATCGCCTCGTACCGCCGCACGGCGCGCCCGGACCACCACCACGCCAGGTACGCCGACCCTGGGGCGAGCGCCAGCACCGTCCCGGTGACCCAGGGCGACCACGTGACGTTCGAGTAGGTGGTGATCTCGACACCGTTGATCACCTCGGTCGTCGCGTCGTACTCGGTGTAGGCGGTGACGCCGTACAGCAGCAGCACCGGCAGATAGATGGCCAGGAACCCGAGCACCGCCAGCCGTACGCGCAGCGACCGCCACGCCCGGCTCACGGCGCCACCCGCAGCACGTAGCCGGCGCCGGTGACGGTGTCGATCAGCGGCGGGTCGCGGAGCTTGCGGCGCAGCCGGCTGAGGATCACCCGCACCGACGTGGTGAACGGGTCGGCGTTGACGTCCCACACGTGTTCGAGCAGCTGCTCGGCCGACAGCACCTCGCCGGGGTGGTGCATGAAGTAGCGCAGCAGCGAGAACTCGCGCGCGGTGAGCCGCAGGTCCTCGACGCCGCGCCAGGCCCGGTGCGCGGCGAGGTCGAGGCCGAGGTCGCCGACCTGCAGCGTCGAGCCGGTCTCGTCGCCGCGGCGGCCCAGCGCCCGGACCCGCGCCACCAGCTCGGCGAAGTGGAACGGCTTGACGAGGTAGTCGTCGGCGCCGGCGTCGAGGCCGGCCACGCGGTCGTTGACGGCGTCGCGGGCGGTCAGCACCAGGGTGCGCCGCGGCCGCCGCAAGTCGGGGTCGGAGCCGAGCCGGCGCAGCAGCTCCAGCCCGTCGCCGTCGGGCAGCCCGAGGTCGAGGCAGGCGACGTCGTAGGCGGTGGTGACCAGCAGCTCCTCGGCCTCGGCCCGGGTGCCGGCGAGGTCGACCGCGTACGACTCGTTGCGCAGGCCCAGCGCGACCACCTCGGCCAGGTCGGCCTCGTCCTCGACCAGCAGGATGTGCATGGTCAGTCCCGCCGGGCCGTGACGGCGCCGTCAGGGCTGGTCAGCGTCACGGCGTCGCCGGCGAACGCCACGGTCACGTCGGGCCCGGTCCCGGCCGGGTCGGCGGGTCGGAACCCGTCGCCGTCGGGCACCAGGGTCAACGCCGGCGGGTCGGTGCCGACCTCCACCCCCTCGACGCCGCCGTCGTCGTTCAGCGCGTACCAGGCGAGCAGCGGCCCTTCGCCGGTGTCGAGAGTGACGTACGTGCGCAGCTCGCCCTCGATGACGGCGGTGCCGGCCGGCTCGGCCCCACGGACGGGCCCGAACTCCTCGTCCAGCGCGGCCAGCTCGTCCCTGCCGGCATCGGTCTCGCCCGCGAGCAGTTCCGCGACCAGCCGCTCGTGGGCGCGGACGGCCTCTGGGTCATCGGGCGGGAACAGCGCCTGGACGGCGTCGGCGCCGCGCGCGGCGACGCGCAGCCCGTCGTCGTCGTGGGTCACCTGGTACGCACCTCCCGTGTCCAGCCGGTAGTCGCCGACGATAGCCGCGGCGGCGCCGGGATCGACGGTGCCGCCCGGAACGTCCGGCGCCGGGACCGGGTCGCCGGCCACCAGCGCCGGGCCGGCCGCGGCCAGCAGCTCCTCGGCCGAGACGTCGGGCCCGTTGGACGCGACCGCGATGACGCGTTCGCCCTCCGGGACCCACACCACCACGGCGTCGTGGCCGACGTCGCCGCCCCCGCCGGCCGCGGCGAGGAACGGGACGCCGAACGCGGATGCGTCGGACGAGACCCAGCCGGGCGTCTCGGCCGCGCCGTCGCCGAGGTCGACCTGCGGCGTGGCGATCGCCTCCGCCGACTCGGCCGACACGACGCCGCCGGTGAACAGCGCGTGCGTCCAGGCGGCGAGGTCGGGCATGGTCATGGCGAGGCCGCCGTTGCCGTCGAGCGCCCAGTGCGGCCCGGCGAAGTCGCCGGCCTGGCCGGTGCCGCCGTCGTCGAGATAGCCGACGGCGCGGTCGCCCGTCGCCGCCGGTGCGCCGTCCCAGAAGCCCGCCGACGGCAGCCCGTCGAGGATGCGCGTCGTCGCGTGCTCGCGGTAGCCGCCGGCCACCTCCTCGACCACCAGCGCCAGCAGCGTGTAGCCGGCGTTGGTGTACACGTAGTCGGTGCCCGGCGCGAACGCCGGTTCCATGGCGCCGATGGCCGTCAGCGCGTCGTCGCGGCTCAGCGGCTCGTGGTCGGCGCCGGCCTGGCCGTTCAGCCCACTCGTGTGCACCAGCAGCTGCCGCAGCGTGGCGTCGCGGACCGGCCCGGTCAGCTCCGGCAGCAGTTCGCCGACCGGGTCGTCGAGGGACAGCAGACCCTGGTCGGCGAGGTCGAAGACGGCCGCCGCGGTGAACGCCTTCGTGACCGAGCCGATCGCGAAGACGGTGTCCGCGGTGTTCGGGCGGTCGGTGTCGCGGTCGGCGAGCCCGTAGCCCGCCTCGCACACCGGCTCACCGGCCGCGGTGA is from Jiangella alkaliphila and encodes:
- a CDS encoding response regulator transcription factor, which produces MHILLVEDEADLAEVVALGLRNESYAVDLAGTRAEAEELLVTTAYDVACLDLGLPDGDGLELLRRLGSDPDLRRPRRTLVLTARDAVNDRVAGLDAGADDYLVKPFHFAELVARVRALGRRGDETGSTLQVGDLGLDLAAHRAWRGVEDLRLTAREFSLLRYFMHHPGEVLSAEQLLEHVWDVNADPFTTSVRVILSRLRRKLRDPPLIDTVTGAGYVLRVAP
- a CDS encoding sensor histidine kinase, which translates into the protein MSRAWRSLRVRLAVLGFLAIYLPVLLLYGVTAYTEYDATTEVINGVEITTYSNVTWSPWVTGTVLALAPGSAYLAWWWSGRAVRRYEAMYERLRHAADAQRRLIEETSHELRIPLSVLATNAEVLLAHPAPTLEVYRDGLERSGRAATRLRAVIDELLVDARGRARTIDRQPADVAALVRAVVDDARVVAAPGGVTVTVTAPPRVVAAVDEATVRRAAANLLDNAVRHAPPGSVVDVMLERHESDRRGDVLAIVVTDHGPGIPSAELAHVFEPFWHGDGRDGPGTGLGLPIARQIALAHGGDITLTSPGPAGDGCVAELTLRG
- a CDS encoding serine hydrolase domain-containing protein — its product is MTRFLLGAAVAVVVLLAACTSDTDTPERVAGDGCDAALSAWADAGFSVAVAVTAAGEPVCEAGYGLADRDTDRPNTADTVFAIGSVTKAFTAAAVFDLADQGLLSLDDPVGELLPELTGPVRDATLRQLLVHTSGLNGQAGADHEPLSRDDALTAIGAMEPAFAPGTDYVYTNAGYTLLALVVEEVAGGYREHATTRILDGLPSAGFWDGAPAATGDRAVGYLDDGGTGQAGDFAGPHWALDGNGGLAMTMPDLAAWTHALFTGGVVSAESAEAIATPQVDLGDGAAETPGWVSSDASAFGVPFLAAAGGGGDVGHDAVVVWVPEGERVIAVASNGPDVSAEELLAAAGPALVAGDPVPAPDVPGGTVDPGAAAAIVGDYRLDTGGAYQVTHDDDGLRVAARGADAVQALFPPDDPEAVRAHERLVAELLAGETDAGRDELAALDEEFGPVRGAEPAGTAVIEGELRTYVTLDTGEGPLLAWYALNDDGGVEGVEVGTDPPALTLVPDGDGFRPADPAGTGPDVTVAFAGDAVTLTSPDGAVTARRD